In Streptomyces sclerotialus, one genomic interval encodes:
- a CDS encoding MaoC family dehydratase, whose amino-acid sequence MADPRVFRSLDELRGAVGEELGPSDWLEVDQKRIDLFADATGDHQWIHVDPEKAEAGPFGTTIAHGYLTLSLLPALVPQLMRVDNVKMGINYGTNKVRFPSPVPVGSRVRATAKIAEVTEVAGGVQLTTAVTVEREGGDKPVCVAESVSRFYL is encoded by the coding sequence ATGGCAGACCCTCGAGTGTTTCGGTCGCTGGACGAGCTGCGTGGAGCGGTCGGCGAGGAACTCGGCCCGAGTGACTGGCTGGAGGTCGACCAGAAGCGGATCGACCTGTTCGCCGACGCCACCGGTGACCACCAGTGGATCCATGTCGACCCGGAGAAGGCCGAGGCCGGTCCGTTCGGCACCACGATCGCGCACGGCTACCTCACGCTGTCGCTGCTGCCCGCGCTGGTACCGCAGCTGATGCGCGTCGACAACGTCAAGATGGGCATCAACTACGGCACGAACAAGGTGCGTTTCCCCTCCCCCGTGCCGGTCGGCTCGCGGGTGCGTGCCACCGCGAAGATCGCCGAGGTGACCGAGGTGGCGGGCGGCGTGCAGCTCACCACCGCGGTGACCGTGGAGCGCGAGGGCGGCGACAAGCCGGTCTGCGTCGCGGAGTCGGTCAGCCGCTTCTACCTCTAG